The Meles meles chromosome 12, mMelMel3.1 paternal haplotype, whole genome shotgun sequence genome includes a window with the following:
- the ASPHD2 gene encoding aspartate beta-hydroxylase domain-containing protein 2 — protein MSLEWLVAWNWSLDGLRDCIATGIQSVRDCDTTAVVSVACLLVLFVWYCYHVGREPPRPYATVNSLMQGTDAAGLQNGYAYCQYPECVRCAHNEGLNQKLYYNLQEYAKRYSWSGMGRIHKGIREQGRYLSSRPSIQKPEVFFLPDLPTTPYFPRDAQKHDVELLERNFQTILCEFETLYKAFSNCSLPQGWKMNSTPSGEWVTFYLVNQGVCVPRNCRKCPRTYRLLGSLRTCIGNNVFGNACISVLSPGTVITEHYGPTNIRIRCHLGLKTPSGCELVVGGEPQCWAEGRCLLFDDSFLHTAFHEGSAEDGPRVVFMVDLWHPNVAAAERQALDFIFAPGR, from the exons ATGTCGCTCGAGTGGCTGGTGGCCTGGAACTGGTCGCTGGACGGCCTGCGGGACTGCATCGCCACGGGCATCCAGTCAGTACGGGACTGCGACACCACGGCTGTGGTCAGCGTGGCCTGCTTGCTGGTCCTGTTCGTGTGGTACTGTTACCATGTGGGTCGTGAGCCGCCCCGGCCCTATGCGACCGTGAACTCCCTGATGCAGGGCACAGATGCCGCCGGACTGCAGAATGGCTACGCGTACTGCCAGTACCCTGAGTGTGTGCGCTGTGCCCACAACGAGGGCCTCAACCAGAAGCTCTACTACAACCTGCAGGAGTATGCCAAGCGCTACTCCTGGTCTGGCATGGGCCGCATCCACAAGGGCATCCGCGAGCAGGGCCGCTACCTCAGCAGCCGGCCCTCCATCCAGAAGCCCGAGGTCTTCTTCCTGCCCGACCTCCCCACCACGCCCTACTTCCCGCGGGACGCTCAGAAGCACGACGTGGAGCTGCTGGAGCGCAACTTCCAGACCATCCTGTGCGAGTTTGAGACCCTGTACAAAGCCTTCTCAAACTGCAGCCTCCCGCAAGGATGGAAAATGAACAGCACGCCCAGCGGGGAGTGGGTCACCTTTTACTTGGTCAATCAGGGGGTTTGCGTTCCCAGGAACTGCAGGAAGTGCCCACGGACGTACCGCTTGCTTGGAAGCCTTCGGACCTGTATTGGGAACAATGTTTTTGGGAACGCGTGCATCTCTGTGCTGAGCCCGGGGACTGTGATCACGGAGCACTATGGCCCCACCAACATCCGCATCCGGTGCCACTTAG GTCTCAAAACTCCAAGTGGCTGCGAGCTGGTGGTCGGTGGGGAGCCCCAATGTTGGGCAGAAGGACGCTGCCTGCTCTTCGATGACTCTTTCCTGCACACCGCATTCCACGAAG GTTCAGCGGAGGATGGCCCACGGGTGGTTTTCATGGTGGATTTGTGGCATCCCAATGTGGCAGCCGCCGAACGTCAGGCCCTGGATTTCATCTTTGCTCCGGGACGATGA